One region of Brassica napus cultivar Da-Ae chromosome A10, Da-Ae, whole genome shotgun sequence genomic DNA includes:
- the LOC125579074 gene encoding probable trehalose-phosphate phosphatase I isoform X1 produces MVSFVVEKPQRMSNGVVSETTRLSIIPNNSSSAQKTLLKNLEIINGGQRVNAWVDSMRASSPTHLKSLPSSVSSEKHLSSWIMQHPSALEMFEKITQASGGKQIVMFLDYDGTLSPIVDDPDKAFMSSKMRRTVKKLAKCFPTAIVTGRCIDKVYNFVKLAELYYAGSHGMDIKGPAKGFSRHKRVKQSLLYQPASDYLPMIDEVYKQLLEKTKSTPGVIVENHKFTASVHFRCVEEKKWSELVLQVRSVLEKYPTLKLSQGRKVFEIRPMIDWDKGKALEFLLESLGFGNSNNVFPVYIGDDRTDEDAFKMLRVRGEGFGILVSKFPKDTDASYSLQDPSEVMNFLRRLVEWKQMQPRI; encoded by the exons ATGG TGAGCTTTGTCGTGGAGAAACCACAGAGAATGTCAAACGGTGTCGTATCAGAGACCACAAGGTTAAGTATCATCCCTAACAACTCTTCCTCTGCTCAGAAAACGCTTCTCAAGAACCTCGAGATCATCAATGGTGGACAAAGAGTCAACGCTTGGGTCGATTCAATGCGGGCTTCTTCTCCTACTCATCTCAAATCACTACCTTCTTCTGTCTCCTCAGAGAAACACCTCAGCTCATGGATC ATGCAGCATCCTTCAGCATTAGAAATGTTTGAGAAGATCACACAGGCTTCAGGAGGGAAACAAATCGTAATGTTTCTTGATTATGATGGTACTCTCTCTCCCATCGTTGATGATCCAGACAAAGCTTTCATGTCAAGCAAG ATGAGAAGAACTGTGAAAAAATTGGCTAAATGTTTCCCAACTGCAATAGTTACCGGTAGATGCATAGACAAg gTGTATAACTTTGTGAAGCTGGCTGAGCTGTATTATGCTGGAAGCCATGGCATGGACATTAAAGGTCCAGCAAAAGGTTTCTCCAGACACAAGAgg GTTAAACAGTCTCTGTTGTACCAACCAGCCAGTGACTATCTTCCCATGATCGATGAA gtCTATAAACAGCTCTTGGAGAAAACTAAATCAACTCCTGGAGTCATAGTAGAAAACCACAAGTTTACCGCTTCTGTGCACTTTCGTTGCGTGGAAGAGAAG AAATGGAGCGAACTGGTTCTACAGGTTCGGTCGGTATTAGAGAAATATCCTACGCTCAAACTGAGCCAAGGTCGGAAG GTTTTCGAAATCCGTCCTATGATCGATTGGGATAAAGGAAAAGCTCTTGAGTTCTTGTTAGAGTCACTTG GGTTTGGGAACTCTAACAACGTTTTCCCGGTTTACATCGGCGACGATCGGACCGACGAAGATGCATTTAAG ATGCTACGAGTCAGGGGTGAAGGCTTTGGCATACTTGTCTCCAAATTTCCCAAGGATACAGATGCTTCGTATTCTCTGCAAGATCCGTCCGAG
- the LOC125579074 gene encoding probable trehalose-phosphate phosphatase I isoform X2 gives MVSFVVEKPQRMSNGVVSETTRLSIIPNNSSSAQKTLLKNLEIINGGQRVNAWVDSMRASSPTHLKSLPSSVSSEKHLSSWIMQHPSALEMFEKITQASGGKQIVMFLDYDGTLSPIVDDPDKAFMSSKMRRTVKKLAKCFPTAIVTGRCIDKVYNFVKLAELYYAGSHGMDIKGPAKGFSRHKRSLLYQPASDYLPMIDEVYKQLLEKTKSTPGVIVENHKFTASVHFRCVEEKKWSELVLQVRSVLEKYPTLKLSQGRKVFEIRPMIDWDKGKALEFLLESLGFGNSNNVFPVYIGDDRTDEDAFKMLRVRGEGFGILVSKFPKDTDASYSLQDPSEVMNFLRRLVEWKQMQPRI, from the exons ATGG TGAGCTTTGTCGTGGAGAAACCACAGAGAATGTCAAACGGTGTCGTATCAGAGACCACAAGGTTAAGTATCATCCCTAACAACTCTTCCTCTGCTCAGAAAACGCTTCTCAAGAACCTCGAGATCATCAATGGTGGACAAAGAGTCAACGCTTGGGTCGATTCAATGCGGGCTTCTTCTCCTACTCATCTCAAATCACTACCTTCTTCTGTCTCCTCAGAGAAACACCTCAGCTCATGGATC ATGCAGCATCCTTCAGCATTAGAAATGTTTGAGAAGATCACACAGGCTTCAGGAGGGAAACAAATCGTAATGTTTCTTGATTATGATGGTACTCTCTCTCCCATCGTTGATGATCCAGACAAAGCTTTCATGTCAAGCAAG ATGAGAAGAACTGTGAAAAAATTGGCTAAATGTTTCCCAACTGCAATAGTTACCGGTAGATGCATAGACAAg gTGTATAACTTTGTGAAGCTGGCTGAGCTGTATTATGCTGGAAGCCATGGCATGGACATTAAAGGTCCAGCAAAAGGTTTCTCCAGACACAAGAgg TCTCTGTTGTACCAACCAGCCAGTGACTATCTTCCCATGATCGATGAA gtCTATAAACAGCTCTTGGAGAAAACTAAATCAACTCCTGGAGTCATAGTAGAAAACCACAAGTTTACCGCTTCTGTGCACTTTCGTTGCGTGGAAGAGAAG AAATGGAGCGAACTGGTTCTACAGGTTCGGTCGGTATTAGAGAAATATCCTACGCTCAAACTGAGCCAAGGTCGGAAG GTTTTCGAAATCCGTCCTATGATCGATTGGGATAAAGGAAAAGCTCTTGAGTTCTTGTTAGAGTCACTTG GGTTTGGGAACTCTAACAACGTTTTCCCGGTTTACATCGGCGACGATCGGACCGACGAAGATGCATTTAAG ATGCTACGAGTCAGGGGTGAAGGCTTTGGCATACTTGTCTCCAAATTTCCCAAGGATACAGATGCTTCGTATTCTCTGCAAGATCCGTCCGAG
- the LOC111212024 gene encoding inactive TPR repeat-containing thioredoxin TTL3-like: MAENQAEKRSRRGLLGFVFGRRGLWSKKCTADNGNKTPMRSSNASAPCTSNIQFTKSPGNELNSKKLQEYKVSPEPIQNQNQTQIQRPISKPLSNQYPNNNPGPVQQQARKVVPRESIGLSGELESMIMDNQKAKGMMFGNLGNLKQPGTTAVGNQTTVQNSGYGRKTMEGERQTPVRPISVSNNQDQSGSLCRAISTRMDPETLKIMGNEDYKNGNFVEALALYDAAIAIDPKKAAYRSNKSAALTALGRILEAVFECREAIRMEPHYHRAHHRLANLYLRLGEVENSIYHIKRSGPEADQEDILKAKTVQMHLNKCTEAKRLRDWNNLIKETKNTIASGADAATQVYALQAEAFLKSYRHQEADDALSRCPVFDVEMNTKYYGPIGYAGFLVVWAQVHMSLGRFGEAVEAIQLAAKLDRNNREVSMVLRRVQAVTAARSKGNDFFKTGRFQEASAAYGEGLDHDSRNSVLLCNRAACLFKMGQFDRAIGDSTAALSVRPAYAKARLRRADCNAKLGNWELAVGDYEILRKETPEDDQVIRGLMEAQNHLVKRRGHENL, translated from the exons ATGGCAGAAAATCAGGCAGAGAAAAGGTCGCGTCGTGGGTTGTTAGGTTTCGTGTTTGGTAGACGTGGCTTGTGGTCCAAGAAATGTACTGCGGACAATGGTAATAAAACCCCAATGCGTAGCAGCAACGCCTCCGCACCTTGCACCTCTAATATTCAGTTCACCAAATCTCCTGGTAACGAACTAAACTCCAAAAAGCTTCAAGAATATAAAGTTTCACCTGAACCGATccagaaccagaaccagacCCAAATACAAAGACCTATTTCAAAACCCTTATCGAATCAATACCCTAATAATAATCCAGGACCGGTCCAACAACAAGCGAGGAAGGTGGTGCCTAGGGAATCTATCGGTTTATCAGGTGAGCTTGAGAGTATGATCATGGACAATCAGAAAGCCAAAGGGATGATGTTTGGTAATCTTGGGAACTTGAAGCAGCCAGGAACAACAGCGGTTGGGAATCAAACCACTGTTCAAAACAGTGGATACGGTAGGAAGACAATGGAAGGTGAAAGGCAAACACCGGTTAGGCCAATATCGGTTTCAAATAACCAGGACCAGTCAGGGTCTTTGTGTAGGGCGATATCCACTCGAATGGATCCTGAAACGTTAAAGATAATGGGGAATGAAGATTACAAGAACGGGAACTTCGTAGAGGCTTTAGCATTGTATGATGCTGCTATAGCAATCGATCCGAAAAAGGCTGCTTATCGTAGCAACAAAAGCGCGGCATTGACAGCACTGGGGAGAATCCTTGAAGCAGTGTTTGAGTGTAGGGAAGCAATCAGAATGGAGCCTCATTACCATAGAGCTCATCACCGGTTAGCTAACTTGTACCTCAG GTTAGGAGAGGTGGAGAATTCAATATATCATATCAAACGTTCGGGTCCAGAAGCAGACCAAGAAGACATTTTGAAGGCCAAAACGGTACAGATGCATCTCAACAAATGCACAGAAGCCAAAAGATTGCGAGATTGGAACAATCTGATTAAAGAAACGAAAAACACCATAGCTTCAGGGGCTGATGCAGCTACTCAAGTATATGCATTGCAAGCAGAAGCGTTTTTAAAGAGTTACAGACATCAAGAGGCCGATGATGCTTTGTCTAGATGTCCAGTTTTTGATGTGGAAATGAATACTAAATATTATGGACCGATCGGTTATGCCGGTTTCTTGGTCGTATGGGCTCAAGTTCACATGTCTTTGGGCAG ATTTGGAGAAGCGGTTGAGGCGATTCAACTAGCAGCCAAGCTGGACAGGAACAACCGGGAAGTAAGTATGGTTCTCCGGCGTGTACAGGCCGTTACTGCAGCGCGGTCCAAAGGCAACGACTTCTTCAAAACGGGAAGATTTCAAGAAGCTAGCGCAGCTTATGGGGAAGGACTAGACCACGACTCAAGAAACTCAGTCTTGCTATGTAACCGAGCAGCTTGTCTATTCAAAATGGGCCAGTTTGATAGAGCCATAGGAGATTCCACGGCAGCACTCAGCGTCCGTCCAGCCTACGCCAAAGCTAGGCTGAGAAGAGCAGACTGTAACGCTAAG CTTGGGAACTGGGAGTTAGCGGTTGGAGACTACGAGATATTGAGAAAAGAGACACCGGAAGACGACCAAGTGATCAGAGGATTGATGGAGGCTCAGAACCATCTCGTGAAACGCCGTGGACATGAGAATCTTTAA
- the LOC106419022 gene encoding aspartic proteinase-like protein 1 isoform X1, whose protein sequence is MASRSAFILLFILSLVSEKSLASLFSSRLIHRFSDEGRASIKSPGSFPEKRSFEYYRLLTSIDSRRQRMNLGAKFQSLVPSEGSKTISPGNYFGWLHYTWIDIGTPSVSFLVALDSGSDLLWIPCNCVQCAPLSSAYYSSLATKDLNEFDPSASTTSKVFPCSHKLCESAPACESPKEQCPYTVTYASENTSSSGLLVEDVLHLAYSANASSSVKARVVVGCGEKQSGEFLKGIAPDGVMGLGPGEISVPSFLAKAGLMRNSFSMCFDEEDSGRIYFGDVGPSTQQSTRFLPYKNEFVAYFVGVEVCCVGNSCLKQSSFTTLIDSGQSFTFLPEEIYREVALEIDSHINATVKKIEGGPWEYCYETSFEPKVPAIKLKFSSNNTFVIHKPLFVLQRSEGLVQFCLPISASEEGTGGVIGQNYMAGYRIVFDRENMKLGWSASKCQEDKIAPPQEASPGSTSSPNPLPTEEQQSRTHAVSPAIAGKTPSKTSSASCCFSSMRLLSSSILVLLLVVSYM, encoded by the exons ATGGCGTCACGATCTGCTTTTATACTCTTATTCATACTCTCTCTAGTCTCGGAGAAGAGCCTAGCCTCTCTCTTCTCCTCAAGGCTGATCCACCGCTTCTCCGACGAAGGCAGAGCGTCGATTAAGTCTCCCGGATCGTTCCCGGAGAAGCGGAGCTTCGAGTATTACCGCTTACTCACGAGCATCGATTCAAGAAGACAGAGGATGAATCTCGGCGCCAAGTTTCAATCCCTTGTTCCATCAGAAGGAAGCAAAACTATTTCTCCGGGAAACTACTTCGGatg GCTGCATTACACGTGGATCGACATTGGGACACCGAGTGTGTCCTTTCTTGTGGCGTTGGATTCTGGAAGTGACCTTCTTTGGATTCCTTGCAACTGTGTGCAGTGTGCTCCTCTATCTTCCGCTTACTACAGCAGCTTG GCTACTAAAGATCTGAACGAGTTCGATCCCTCAGCTTCAACCACCAGCAAGGTGTTCCCCTGCAGCCATAAGCTTTGCGAGTCAGCTCCAGCCTGTGAGAGTCCAAAGGAGCAATGTCCTTATACCGTTACCTACGCTAGTGAGAACACCTCCAGCTCCGGACTGCTTGTTGAGGACGTCTTGCATCTTGCGTATAGTGCCAATGCTTCTTCCTCTGTCAAGGCCCGAGTTGTTGTAGg ATGTGGTGAGAAGCAGAGTGGTGAGTTCTTGAAGGGGATTGCTCCGGATGGTGTGATGGGTTTAGGACCTGGAGAGATCTCGGTTCCGAGTTTTCTTGCTAAAGCGGGGCTCATGCGTAACTCTTTCTCCATGTGCTTTGATGAGGAGGACTCGGGGAGGATTTACTTCGGTGACGTGGGACCGTCGACGCAGCAGTCAACACGTTTCCTTCCGTACAAGAATGAATT TGTGGCTTACTTTGTGGGTGTGGAGGTTTGTTGTGTTGGCAATTCGTGTCTAAAGCAGTCGAGTTTCACAACACTTATCGACAGTGGACAGTCATTTACGTTTCTGCCGGAAGAAATATACAGAGAAGTAGCACTTGAGATTGATAGTCATATAAACGCTACTGTTAAGAAGATCGAAGGTGGCCCTTGGGAGTACTGCTATGAAACTAG TTTTGAGCCAAAGGTACCAGCGATCAAGCTCAAGTTCTCGTCCAACAACACATTCGTGATCCACAAACCTTTGTTTGTACTCCAGCGAAGTGAG gggCTTGTCCAGTTTTGTTTGCCTATCAGTGCTAGTGAAGAAGGCACTGGAGGAGTGATAGGAC AGAACTACATGGCAGGGTATCGAATAGTCTTCGACAGAGAGAACATGAAGCTTGGCTGGTCAGCTTCCAAAT gtcaAGAGGATAAGATAGCGCCACCACAGGAGGCTTCACCAGGAAGCACTTCATCACCAAATCCATTGCCAACAGAGGAGCAGCAAAGTAGAACCCATGCGGTTTCACCAGCAATTGCTGGTAAAACTCCTTCCAAAACATCATCAGCATCATGCTGTTTCTCTTCCATGAGATTATTAAGCTCTTCTATTCTTGTACTTCTACTAGTCGTCTCTTATATGTAG
- the LOC106419022 gene encoding aspartic proteinase-like protein 1 isoform X2, which yields MASRSAFILLFILSLVSEKSLASLFSSRLIHRFSDEGRASIKSPGSFPEKRSFEYYRLLTSIDSRRQRMNLGAKFQSLVPSEGSKTISPGNYFGWLHYTWIDIGTPSVSFLVALDSGSDLLWIPCNCVQCAPLSSAYYSSLATKDLNEFDPSASTTSKVFPCSHKLCESAPACESPKEQCPYTVTYASENTSSSGLLVEDVLHLAYSANASSSVKARVVVGCGEKQSGEFLKGIAPDGVMGLGPGEISVPSFLAKAGLMRNSFSMCFDEEDSGRIYFGDVGPSTQQSTRFLPYKNEFVAYFVGVEVCCVGNSCLKQSSFTTLIDSGQSFTFLPEEIYREVALEIDSHINATVKKIEGGPWEYCYETSFEPKVPAIKLKFSSNNTFVIHKPLFVLQRSEGLVQFCLPISASEEGTGGVIGQNYMAGYRIVFDRENMKLGWSRG from the exons ATGGCGTCACGATCTGCTTTTATACTCTTATTCATACTCTCTCTAGTCTCGGAGAAGAGCCTAGCCTCTCTCTTCTCCTCAAGGCTGATCCACCGCTTCTCCGACGAAGGCAGAGCGTCGATTAAGTCTCCCGGATCGTTCCCGGAGAAGCGGAGCTTCGAGTATTACCGCTTACTCACGAGCATCGATTCAAGAAGACAGAGGATGAATCTCGGCGCCAAGTTTCAATCCCTTGTTCCATCAGAAGGAAGCAAAACTATTTCTCCGGGAAACTACTTCGGatg GCTGCATTACACGTGGATCGACATTGGGACACCGAGTGTGTCCTTTCTTGTGGCGTTGGATTCTGGAAGTGACCTTCTTTGGATTCCTTGCAACTGTGTGCAGTGTGCTCCTCTATCTTCCGCTTACTACAGCAGCTTG GCTACTAAAGATCTGAACGAGTTCGATCCCTCAGCTTCAACCACCAGCAAGGTGTTCCCCTGCAGCCATAAGCTTTGCGAGTCAGCTCCAGCCTGTGAGAGTCCAAAGGAGCAATGTCCTTATACCGTTACCTACGCTAGTGAGAACACCTCCAGCTCCGGACTGCTTGTTGAGGACGTCTTGCATCTTGCGTATAGTGCCAATGCTTCTTCCTCTGTCAAGGCCCGAGTTGTTGTAGg ATGTGGTGAGAAGCAGAGTGGTGAGTTCTTGAAGGGGATTGCTCCGGATGGTGTGATGGGTTTAGGACCTGGAGAGATCTCGGTTCCGAGTTTTCTTGCTAAAGCGGGGCTCATGCGTAACTCTTTCTCCATGTGCTTTGATGAGGAGGACTCGGGGAGGATTTACTTCGGTGACGTGGGACCGTCGACGCAGCAGTCAACACGTTTCCTTCCGTACAAGAATGAATT TGTGGCTTACTTTGTGGGTGTGGAGGTTTGTTGTGTTGGCAATTCGTGTCTAAAGCAGTCGAGTTTCACAACACTTATCGACAGTGGACAGTCATTTACGTTTCTGCCGGAAGAAATATACAGAGAAGTAGCACTTGAGATTGATAGTCATATAAACGCTACTGTTAAGAAGATCGAAGGTGGCCCTTGGGAGTACTGCTATGAAACTAG TTTTGAGCCAAAGGTACCAGCGATCAAGCTCAAGTTCTCGTCCAACAACACATTCGTGATCCACAAACCTTTGTTTGTACTCCAGCGAAGTGAG gggCTTGTCCAGTTTTGTTTGCCTATCAGTGCTAGTGAAGAAGGCACTGGAGGAGTGATAGGAC AGAACTACATGGCAGGGTATCGAATAGTCTTCGACAGAGAGAACATGAAGCTTGGCTG gtcaAGAGGATAA
- the LOC106419468 gene encoding 18S rRNA aminocarboxypropyltransferase-like — MGYGKHRRSRGGNSNPGQTSRIENLGREDESLPHDPGSEDEAVVPNVQLAMWDFGQCDAKRCTGRKLARFNLLKELRVNTGFGGVVLSPVGRQCVSKEDYALIKSRGLAVVDCSWARLTDVPFAKLRCTAPRLLPWLVAANPVNYGRPCELSCVEALSAALILCGEEETANLLLGKFKWGHAFLSLNKDILKEYSKCENSAEIISVQNSWLTQQTQISKQPAPLKEHVRKEGDESEDDDDDDDGLPPLERNMNHVISEDSEEEDEEEEEEDDGLPPLERNMNHVKLEDGEEDDDNSE; from the exons ATGGGTTACGGTAAGCATAGGCGATCTAGAGGTGGCAATTCGAATCCAGGACAAACCAGTAGAATTGAGAATCTCGGAAG GGAAGATGAGTCGCTTCCTCATGATCCAG GATCTGAGGATGAAGCAGTAGTTCCAAATGTTCAGTTGGCAATGTGG gACTTTGGTCAGTGTGATGCAAAGAGGTGCACTGGTCGTAAGCTAGCTAGATTCAACTTGTTAAAA GAACTACGTGTGAACACCGGCTTCGGAGGTGTTGTTTTAAG TCCAGTAGGTAGACAATGTGTTTCCAAGGAAGACTATGCTTTGATTAAAAGTAGAGGATTAGCTGTAGTTGATTGTTCGTGGGCACGCTTAACTGATGTCCCCTTTGCTAAGCTGCGTTGCACCGCTCCTCGTCTCT TACCATGGTTAGTAGCAGCTAACCCAGTGAATTATGGAAGGCCTTGTGAGCTTTCTTGTGTGGAGGCTTTATCTGCAGCTTTAATTCTGTG TGGGGAGGAGGAGACTGCAAATCTTTTGCTGGGGAAATTCAAATGGGGTCATGCCTTTTTGTCTCTTAACAA GGATATTCTGAAGGAATACTCGAAATGCGAGAATAGTGCCGAGATCATATCAGTGCAAAATTCTTGGCTTACTCAGCAAACTCAGATCTCAAAACAACCAGCTCCCCTCAAAGAAC ATGTTaggaaagaaggtgatgaatctgaggatgatgatgatgatgatgatggcctCCCTCCTCTTGAGAGGAACATGAACCATGTCATATCGGAAgacagtgaagaagaagatgaggaggaggaagaggaagatgatggTCTCCCTCCTCTAGAGAGGAACATGAACCATGTCAAGTTGGAAGACggtgaggaagatgatgacAACAGCGAGTGA
- the LOC106419467 gene encoding transcription factor TGA4 isoform X2 has protein sequence MNTTTSTHFVPPTRFEIYDPLNQIGTMWEESFKNNGGGFYTPNSIIIPTNQKPYSLSEDGTEGTPHKFDQEASTSRHPDKTQRRLAQNREAAKKSRLRKKAYVQQLETSRLKLIHLEQELDRARQQGFYASNRVDTNALSFSDNMCSGIVAFEMEYGHWVEEQNRQISELRTVLNGQVSDIELRLLVDNAMKHYFQLFRMKSAAAKLDVFYIMSGMWKTSAERFFLWIGGFRPSELLKVLLPHFDPMMDQQVLDVCNLRQSCQQAEDAVSQGMEKLQHTLAESVAAGELGEGSYVPQITSAMERLEALVSFVNQADHLRHETLQQMHRILTTRQAARGLLALGEYFQRLRALSSSWETRQREPT, from the exons ATGAACACAACAACTTCCACACATTTTGTTCCACCGACAAGGTTTGAAATCTACGACCCACTCAACCAAATAGGTACTATGTGGGAAGAAAGCTTCAAGAACAATGGAGGAGGCTTCTATACTCCCAACTCTATCATCATCCCCACGAACCAAAAACCATACAGCTTG AGTGAAGATGGAACAGAAGGAACTCCTCACAAGTTTGACCAAGAGGCTTCCACATCTAGACATCCTGATAAG ACACAGAGACGGCTTGCACAGAATCGTGAGGCAGCTAAGAAAAGTCGTCTTCGCAAGAAA GCTTATGTTCAGCAGCTAGAGACAAGCCGGTTGAAGCTAATTCACTTAGAGCAAGAACTTGATCGTGCTAGACAGCAG GGTTTCTATGCGAGTAACCGTGTAGATACTAATGCCCTTAGTTTCTCAGATAACATGTGCTCAG GTATAGTTGCATTTGAGATGGAGTATGGACACTGGGTGGAAGAACAGAACAGGCAGATAAGCGAGCTAAGAACTGTTTTAAACGGACAAGTCAGCGATATTGAGCTTCGTTTGCTAGTTGACAATGCCATGAAACATTACTTTCAACTCTTCCGAATGAAGTCAGCCGCTGCAAAACTAGATGTCTTCTACATCATGTCGGGAATGTGGAAAACTTCAGCAGAGCGGTTTTTCTTGTGGATAGGTGGGTTTAGACCCTCAGAGCTTCTCAAG GTTTTGTTACCGCATTTTGATCCTATGATGGATCAACAAGTTTTGGATGTATGTAACTTGAGGCAATCATGTCAACAAGCGGAAGATGCTGTATCTCAAGGTATGGAGAAACTGCAACATACGTTAGCAGAGAGTGTAGCAGCTGGGGAACTCGGTGAAGGAAGTTATGTTCCTCAAATAACTTCTGCTATGGAGAGATTGGAGGCTTTGGTCAGCTTTGTTAATCAG gCTGATCATTTGAGACATGAGACATTGCAACAGATGCATCGGATCTTAACCACAAGACAAGCGGCTAGAGGATTGTTAGCATTAGGTGAATATTTTCAACGGCTTAGAGCTTTAAGCTCGAGTTGGGAAACTCGGCAACGTGAACCAACTTAA
- the LOC106419467 gene encoding transcription factor TGA4 isoform X1 produces MNTTTSTHFVPPTRFEIYDPLNQIGTMWEESFKNNGGGFYTPNSIIIPTNQKPYSLSEDGTEGTPHKFDQEASTSRHPDKTQRRLAQNREAAKKSRLRKKAYVQQLETSRLKLIHLEQELDRARQQGFYASNRVDTNALSFSDNMCSGLNHFTFFDRIISSFKIYLFFLLMLGIVAFEMEYGHWVEEQNRQISELRTVLNGQVSDIELRLLVDNAMKHYFQLFRMKSAAAKLDVFYIMSGMWKTSAERFFLWIGGFRPSELLKVLLPHFDPMMDQQVLDVCNLRQSCQQAEDAVSQGMEKLQHTLAESVAAGELGEGSYVPQITSAMERLEALVSFVNQADHLRHETLQQMHRILTTRQAARGLLALGEYFQRLRALSSSWETRQREPT; encoded by the exons ATGAACACAACAACTTCCACACATTTTGTTCCACCGACAAGGTTTGAAATCTACGACCCACTCAACCAAATAGGTACTATGTGGGAAGAAAGCTTCAAGAACAATGGAGGAGGCTTCTATACTCCCAACTCTATCATCATCCCCACGAACCAAAAACCATACAGCTTG AGTGAAGATGGAACAGAAGGAACTCCTCACAAGTTTGACCAAGAGGCTTCCACATCTAGACATCCTGATAAG ACACAGAGACGGCTTGCACAGAATCGTGAGGCAGCTAAGAAAAGTCGTCTTCGCAAGAAA GCTTATGTTCAGCAGCTAGAGACAAGCCGGTTGAAGCTAATTCACTTAGAGCAAGAACTTGATCGTGCTAGACAGCAG GGTTTCTATGCGAGTAACCGTGTAGATACTAATGCCCTTAGTTTCTCAGATAACATGTGCTCAGGTTTGAATCATTTCACCTTTTTTGATAGAATCATTTcaagtttcaaaatttatttgttttttttgttgatgttaGGTATAGTTGCATTTGAGATGGAGTATGGACACTGGGTGGAAGAACAGAACAGGCAGATAAGCGAGCTAAGAACTGTTTTAAACGGACAAGTCAGCGATATTGAGCTTCGTTTGCTAGTTGACAATGCCATGAAACATTACTTTCAACTCTTCCGAATGAAGTCAGCCGCTGCAAAACTAGATGTCTTCTACATCATGTCGGGAATGTGGAAAACTTCAGCAGAGCGGTTTTTCTTGTGGATAGGTGGGTTTAGACCCTCAGAGCTTCTCAAG GTTTTGTTACCGCATTTTGATCCTATGATGGATCAACAAGTTTTGGATGTATGTAACTTGAGGCAATCATGTCAACAAGCGGAAGATGCTGTATCTCAAGGTATGGAGAAACTGCAACATACGTTAGCAGAGAGTGTAGCAGCTGGGGAACTCGGTGAAGGAAGTTATGTTCCTCAAATAACTTCTGCTATGGAGAGATTGGAGGCTTTGGTCAGCTTTGTTAATCAG gCTGATCATTTGAGACATGAGACATTGCAACAGATGCATCGGATCTTAACCACAAGACAAGCGGCTAGAGGATTGTTAGCATTAGGTGAATATTTTCAACGGCTTAGAGCTTTAAGCTCGAGTTGGGAAACTCGGCAACGTGAACCAACTTAA